Below is a window of Planococcus rifietoensis DNA.
GTGGGACACGTTATGGACGAATTCCTTGCGCTTGACGGTCGACTGCTCAATGCGCGAGCGCATCAACAGGAACTGGTCGGCAAGGCGGCCGATTTCATCCCGCCGGTCGATCGCGAGCGGCACGTCAAAGGTTTCCGTCGCCATTTTCTCGGTCGCTTCGGTCAATTTCGTGATCGGCTGGATCAATAAACGCGCAACCAACAGCATGCCGAGAAAGCTCAGCAGCACGATCCCTACAGCCAAGCCGCCAAACAACAGATGGAGTTCCTGGAACAATAGCTCGATGTCGGGGCGCAGGAATAAAGCATAGGGTTCGCCGCCGAGTGTCACGGGGACGCCGATGGAATTTTGCAGTTCATTGGCGAAAAAGCCGGTGACGAAAGTTTGGCGCGGAAAATCACGGATGCCGTTGAAGATGTCGCCGCCGAGCACGTGCTGGACGTCTTGTTGGGCGATCGTTTCATCGCGGAATTCACCGCCGAAGCGCGAGATAGCGCTGCCATCGGTCAAATACAATTGATAGCCGGCGTCACCGAGCACTTCGAGTGTACTTTCCACTTGGTTCGGCGGCAGGCTGTTCAAATGATCGGCAAACGATTCGGCAATCGCCAGGTTTTTGTCGTTATTGTCTTCTTTCAAAAATTGGTGATACAGCGTGTTCATCGCGAAAAACGAAATGGCGCTGCTGATGAGCATCGTCAGGAATGTGAACCAGATGAATTTGACGTACAAGCTCATGAGTCGGCCTCCAGTTTATAGCCGACGCCGCGCACCGTGACAATCTTGACATCCGGCGCGAATTGCTCGAGCCTCGTGCGCAGCCGTTTGATGTGGACGTTGATGGTCTGTTCGTCCCCTTGAAAATCGAGCCCCCATACGCTTTCGATAATGGCGTCTCGCGTAAATACGTGGCGCGGTTTCGAGGCGAGCAAGGCGAGCAGCTCAAATTCTTTTAATGGGATAAACGACAAGCCGTTCGGCGAGCGCAGTTCGTAGCTTTTTAAGTCGATCGTTAAAGACCCTGCCGTAAGGGTATTGTTTGCGGGGTGGTCGTAACGGCGCAAAATCGCTTTGACACGGAACAGCAATTCCTTGGATTCGAACGGTTTGACCAAATAATCATCAGATCCGGCGAGAAATCCGCGTTCTTTGTCTTCGATATGGTGGCGCGCTGTCAAGAGGATGACCGGGATATCGTAGTCTGTGTGGATGCGTTCGGTTAATTCAAAACCGTCGATTCCGGGCATCATGACATCGACAATCGCGAGGTCTACCGTCTGCTGTTCGAGACGCGCCAATGCCTGTTCACCGTTTTCGGCGGATATCACTTCGTAGCCATGTTGCCGGAGCTCCCCGGCGACAAACTGAAGCATATGTAAATCGTCGTCTACTGCGAGAATGCGGATCATGTAAAACCCTCCTTGCCTATTAGTATAGGACATCGTGCGAAAAGGCGTTAGATTTTCCTTTCCTGGATGAAGTTGGCTTGTATAATGGAAAGAAAACAACTGCAGTGTAACTGATGTCGCTGTGAATAAGGGGTGCGGGCAATGAGTGGAATTTCACGACATAAAGAACAAGGTTGCTTAGGGTGCAGGCTGGCAAACGGCGAGCTGCCGGCGCACATGGTGTATGAAAACGAGTGGGTTGCGTGTTTTTTGGACCACGATCCATTCAATGAAGGGCATGTACTCATTTTACCGAAAGCCCATTACCGGTTTATCGACGAGATGGACGATACTACGGCACTTGCCATTTTAAACGCGTCACAAGTAATGAGCCGGGCCATCCGGGAACTTTACGCGCCGTTTGGCATTACGCAGACGCAAAATGGCGGCGGGCCTGATGAATTGACGCATTTTCATTTGCATATCGTGCCAAGAGAGAAAAATCAGCCCTTCGCGAGTTTCTATACAGGAGATGAGTGGGACAATGCAGCGTTGAAGAACCAACTGGCCGACACGCGCACTCAATTGGCGGCGGCTGTTGAAAAGCAACTCTCGGGGTTTCCCGGGAAATAATGCGCAGCGAAGACGAAGGAGACTGTTATGCCAAAACGAATCGATGAACAAGCACTCCATCAACAACATTACGCGGAAATTCGCAATAAAGTGGCAAGCGACCCTTATGCCAAGTCGCTCGGCATCCGTTTGACGAAATTCGAAGAGACGCTGGCCGAGGCGGAGCTGGTCGTGCAAGATCACATGGTCAATGCGTATGGAACTGCGCACGGTGCGGTCATTTACGCACTCGCTGACCATGTCATGTCGGTCGCAAGCAATGCGCACGGCAAAGTATCGGTCGGTTTGTCGACCAATGCCCAGTTTATCCAAGCAGCAAAACCGGGAGACCTGTTGACGGCGCGCGCGATCGAGACGAAGCGCAATTTCCGTGTCGGTTTCTACCGCATAGACGTGCTGCGCGGAGACGAGATCATCGCGACGGTTGACGGGGTAGCGTACCGAAAAGATCAGTATTTCGTGGAAACGGAAGACGAATGAATCTTCGTATAGGAAGGGGGGCGTAGATATGCTATTGACGATTCAACCGGAAGAGCTGACCGAGCGCTGGTATGATGTCTTCGAAAAAATTGAATGGACAGAAGTATTGCTGTTCTTGTTTTATGTGGCGTGTATTTTTCTTGTTAGGGCAATTGTGCTCGGCATTTCTCGCCGCTTAAGCACCAATCGGGTCTTCCGCCACGTTGACCCTGTGCTCCGGAGCTTGTTGAACTGGGCCACAACCTATGGGATTTTGCTGTTTATGATTTTTTATTTTTCCAATTCGGGCTGGATGTTTGATCGCCTGTTTGAAATCGGCAATGTCGAAATCACAGCGTTCCTATTAATCCTTGTCGTCTTGATTGTGTCGCTTGCCAACCGGGCGTCGAAAATCATCACGCGTTATATTTTGCCGAATGTCTATCAGCGCTACCACTTGGACCGTGGCATGAGCTACACATTCGATAGGATGTTCCATTATACAGTGATGGCCATCGCCATCGTCGTCAGCTTGACGACGGTCGGCTTGGATTTAAGTGCCTTGACGGTGTTCGCCGGTGTGCTTGGCGTCGGGATCGGTTTTGGTCTGCAGAACATCGCCTCGAACTTCATTTCAGGGATCATCTTGCTGTTCGAGCGGCCAATTAAAGTCGGCGACCGGGTGATCATCGATGATTTGATCGGCGATGTCGATAAAATTTCGATGCGCTCGACCGTCATCAAGACGATTCACAATGAACACGTCATCGTGCCGAACTCCTATTTTTTGGAGGAGCAAGTGGTTAACCGTTCCTACGGCGATCCGCGCATGCGGCTTGTGGTGCCGGTCGGTGTCGCATATGGAACGGATGCCGACAAAGTGAAAAAAGTATTGCTGCAAGCTGCACAAGAAGAAGAACAAGCAGGCGGTGTCGTCTTGTCAGATCCGGTACCGTTCGTCAATTTCGCTGCGTTCGGCGAGTCGTCGCTCGATTTTGAGCTGATGGTCTGGATCGACAACTCGAACCAAGTCATTTCCACAAAAAGTGCATTGAATTTCCGCATCAACCGACTGTTTGCGGAACACGAGATTGAAATCCCATTCCCTCAGCGCGATCTGCATATTAAGAGCATGCCTGACATGAAGCAGCAATAAAAACCTTCTAGCGTCATGGATTTTAAATCCGCTTCAAACAAGAGGAGGCATAACAGATGAATGAATTTGAAGAGTATTTGGCGAAAATCGACAACCCGGACCACCGTGAACGGGTCGAAGAAGTATTGAAATGGGTCACGGAAACCTATCCTCAGCTCGTTCCGCGTGTTGCGTGGAATCAGCCGATGTTTACCGATCATGGCACCTTTATCATCGCGTTCAGCACCGCGAAAAAACATATGGCGGTGGCACCGGAAAAAGCAGCGATCGACCGCTTCGAGCAGGACCTTGAAGCAGGCGGCCATTCGAGCACGAAGCAATTGATCCGCATGAGCTGGGACCGTCCCGTCGATTACGCATTGCTTGGTAAATTGATTGAATTCAATATCGAAGACAAAGCGGATTATGAGAAGTTTTGGCGGTAAATAAAACTGTTCTGTAACGAGAGAGTTTGGAATTTTCCTCTCATGACTTAACTGAATGCAACGAAAAAAGGAAGAGACCGTGGTCTCTTCCTTTTGTTATGAAGCCGTTTTCGCCGCAAGCGGTGCTGCCGCCGGCTTGCCGAAGTAATAGCCTTGAAACAGTTCATAGCCTTGTGCTTTCAGCCATAGGAAATCTTCTTCGGTTTCGATGCCTTCTGCAAGCGGCGTTGAGCCGACTGCCTGGGCTTTTTCGAGGAAGCTTTGCGCCACTTTTTGCTTTGCTGCATCCTGTGACACACCATTGACGTATTGCATGTCGAGTTTCATGAAATGCGGCTTGAGTTCGCCGAGCACTTCGGCGGTGCTATAGCCTTCGCCCACGTCATCGAGTGCATATTGGAAGCCTCTCGATTTGTAATAGCCGAGGATATGTTTCAAATGCTCGAGGTCATCGACTTTCTCGGATTCGACAACTTCGAACACCAATTGGTTCGGGTCGACGCCTGTCTGATGAGCCAGGTCGATCGTTGAACGAAGGCAAAATTCCGGCGAGTAAATCGAAGTCGGGATGAAATTGATGAATGCTTTTTCGCCGGACAATTGGCCAGCCGCACGGACAGCGGTCATCCGGCAGACGCGGTCAAGTGCATACAAGCGGCCACGGCTTTTGGCGGCAGGGAAGATCGTGTTCGGATAAATGACTTTTCCGTCGGCGTCATGGAACCGTGCGAGCATTTCATAGGCGAAGACGTTGCGGTCTTGATCGACGATCGGCTGGAAATGGGAAACGATGCGTTCGTTTTGGATGACTTCATCGATCCATTCCATATCGAATACTTGGTGCATGTCGGTAATCGGCTGGTAGCTTTCCTGGTTGATGCGAAATTCAGCCAATTCGGTTTCCAGCAGGTCTTCACAAAAACTCAAAAATTCACGAGCGCCGAACTCGCCCATGCGCAGCCGGCTGTCTTTCAAAGAGACGTCCAAGCCTTGGCGTTCTAAATGATCTATGGCAATAGGAATGATGGAATGGTTTAATTCACCGCTCAGGCGAATATCAAAAGTCAGTGTCGAGACAGAACAATTATTGCAGTTCAAACATGCTCCCCCTTAAATTTGTGGTAATTAAAGTATATCGGATGTGACTTAATTCACAAGAAGTTTTTACAAAGAAGGCATTTTGGTTGAAAAAAGCAAAGTATCTACCAAAAAATGGTTAGCTTTCTGACCTGCTGAAAATGAAGTGAGTCGGAAGCTTTGCGTAGCTTCGTGTGAAAACGCTAAAATGGGAATATTAACTTTTCGGGAGGCGATAGGATGAATGAAGAAATAATGTTTCGGCAATGGAAAACCTGGCGCGGCATGATCATCAAACTGGTGGATAAGATGAGCGAAGAAGAAGCAGACCAAATGCCGACACCGTTCCGCAACTCGATCCGCTGGAATGCGGGGCATTTGGCAACCGGAATCGATAGTTTCGTCTCGAAATCACTCGGCACGGAGCCATTTTTGCCGCAACGCTATAAAGAATTATTTGCCAGCGGCACATCACCGCAAAACTGGGAAGGCGAAGTGCCGTCATTAGAAGAACTCAAGCAGGTGCTGCGCGACCAGCCCGACCAGATTGAGCGTGTGACTGCCGGCAAGCTCGACAGCAAATTGCTCGAGCCATTTCTTGGCATGGAGACGCTCGGGGAAGTCTTGGCGTTCATGATTTCGCATGATGCGCTTCATCTCGGAACGATGAGCGCTATCCGCAAAACGATTAAAATTCAATAAGCAGATCAAAGCCCCGCTTGAAATTACAGGCGGGGCTTTATTACAGGAGTATGTCATTGTCATTTCCATGGTCATATCGGCGTGCCTGCCCTTATACAAAGTGGTATACTGAAAGCAATTCATTGGAAAAGGTGGCAGACGGAATGTCTTCATTTACGGAGTTTTGCGGATATATCACAGCGAGCCCGCGTACGCTCGCTGAACAAGTAGTGGACCGGGTGCTTGCAAAAATCGACCAGGACATCCTGGCAGAGGAACGCTTGCGCGCGGTGGACATGTACGAGGAATTGCTTGGCTATCTTGGCGAGACCATTGGCAATGAAGCCGACCTCGAGGTGCCGGATGCACTCATCGAGTGGAGCAAGCAAAATGCCGAGATGCAAGTATCTTCCGGCGGCAAGATTTCAGAGATCGTCGTGCGTTATCCACCGACGCGCGTCGTCATGGCGGAATTGTTCACGGAACTGAGCGTCAAATCAGGGCTTAGCTTAGAAGAGAATGCGCTGGTCATCAAACGCATCAACACCTTGCTCGACGTCAGCCTGAACGAAACTTTCTTTGCGTTCGAA
It encodes the following:
- a CDS encoding sensor histidine kinase, with the protein product MSLYVKFIWFTFLTMLISSAISFFAMNTLYHQFLKEDNNDKNLAIAESFADHLNSLPPNQVESTLEVLGDAGYQLYLTDGSAISRFGGEFRDETIAQQDVQHVLGGDIFNGIRDFPRQTFVTGFFANELQNSIGVPVTLGGEPYALFLRPDIELLFQELHLLFGGLAVGIVLLSFLGMLLVARLLIQPITKLTEATEKMATETFDVPLAIDRRDEIGRLADQFLLMRSRIEQSTVKRKEFVHNVSHDIQSPLHTIQSYLGLLEKPGISDSDKQHYADIIREETARLSLLTTQLLTLASVDKETPEALETVALHEQLHATLSHLRYAFDDKELALSAQLTPAYTLGNAVLLQTVWENLLTNAVKYSEQGGSVDVSLTQSENHIYVTVRDYGIGMTEDETKHAFERFYRADQARTRGQKGSGLGLSIAKEIIELHGGRIELDSAPGAGTTVTVILPASSSV
- a CDS encoding response regulator transcription factor — encoded protein: MIRILAVDDDLHMLQFVAGELRQHGYEVISAENGEQALARLEQQTVDLAIVDVMMPGIDGFELTERIHTDYDIPVILLTARHHIEDKERGFLAGSDDYLVKPFESKELLFRVKAILRRYDHPANNTLTAGSLTIDLKSYELRSPNGLSFIPLKEFELLALLASKPRHVFTRDAIIESVWGLDFQGDEQTINVHIKRLRTRLEQFAPDVKIVTVRGVGYKLEADS
- a CDS encoding HIT family protein, with product MSGISRHKEQGCLGCRLANGELPAHMVYENEWVACFLDHDPFNEGHVLILPKAHYRFIDEMDDTTALAILNASQVMSRAIRELYAPFGITQTQNGGGPDELTHFHLHIVPREKNQPFASFYTGDEWDNAALKNQLADTRTQLAAAVEKQLSGFPGK
- a CDS encoding PaaI family thioesterase, producing MPKRIDEQALHQQHYAEIRNKVASDPYAKSLGIRLTKFEETLAEAELVVQDHMVNAYGTAHGAVIYALADHVMSVASNAHGKVSVGLSTNAQFIQAAKPGDLLTARAIETKRNFRVGFYRIDVLRGDEIIATVDGVAYRKDQYFVETEDE
- a CDS encoding mechanosensitive ion channel family protein is translated as MLLTIQPEELTERWYDVFEKIEWTEVLLFLFYVACIFLVRAIVLGISRRLSTNRVFRHVDPVLRSLLNWATTYGILLFMIFYFSNSGWMFDRLFEIGNVEITAFLLILVVLIVSLANRASKIITRYILPNVYQRYHLDRGMSYTFDRMFHYTVMAIAIVVSLTTVGLDLSALTVFAGVLGVGIGFGLQNIASNFISGIILLFERPIKVGDRVIIDDLIGDVDKISMRSTVIKTIHNEHVIVPNSYFLEEQVVNRSYGDPRMRLVVPVGVAYGTDADKVKKVLLQAAQEEEQAGGVVLSDPVPFVNFAAFGESSLDFELMVWIDNSNQVISTKSALNFRINRLFAEHEIEIPFPQRDLHIKSMPDMKQQ
- a CDS encoding iron chaperone; the encoded protein is MNEFEEYLAKIDNPDHRERVEEVLKWVTETYPQLVPRVAWNQPMFTDHGTFIIAFSTAKKHMAVAPEKAAIDRFEQDLEAGGHSSTKQLIRMSWDRPVDYALLGKLIEFNIEDKADYEKFWR
- a CDS encoding EAL domain-containing protein, coding for MNCNNCSVSTLTFDIRLSGELNHSIIPIAIDHLERQGLDVSLKDSRLRMGEFGAREFLSFCEDLLETELAEFRINQESYQPITDMHQVFDMEWIDEVIQNERIVSHFQPIVDQDRNVFAYEMLARFHDADGKVIYPNTIFPAAKSRGRLYALDRVCRMTAVRAAGQLSGEKAFINFIPTSIYSPEFCLRSTIDLAHQTGVDPNQLVFEVVESEKVDDLEHLKHILGYYKSRGFQYALDDVGEGYSTAEVLGELKPHFMKLDMQYVNGVSQDAAKQKVAQSFLEKAQAVGSTPLAEGIETEEDFLWLKAQGYELFQGYYFGKPAAAPLAAKTAS
- a CDS encoding DinB family protein, whose translation is MNEEIMFRQWKTWRGMIIKLVDKMSEEEADQMPTPFRNSIRWNAGHLATGIDSFVSKSLGTEPFLPQRYKELFASGTSPQNWEGEVPSLEELKQVLRDQPDQIERVTAGKLDSKLLEPFLGMETLGEVLAFMISHDALHLGTMSAIRKTIKIQ
- a CDS encoding STAS domain-containing protein, whose product is MSSFTEFCGYITASPRTLAEQVVDRVLAKIDQDILAEERLRAVDMYEELLGYLGETIGNEADLEVPDALIEWSKQNAEMQVSSGGKISEIVVRYPPTRVVMAELFTELSVKSGLSLEENALVIKRINTLLDVSLNETFFAFERLQEKYEAEMQSEMIALSAPIVPVADDVVVLPLIGYLDSYRVNHILTNVIPRVAEMNVHHVITDFSGVLKIDDQTAEAIHHIGSTLSLMGIHVVVAGLRPDLVQTIVQSGIQLTSADAYATVKQALESLEKIES